The Helicobacter canis genomic sequence ATAGAGCAGCTTTTCATACATCTCATCGGCGATTACGACAATATCGCTGCCGTGCAGCACTTGTGCTATGGACTCTAGCTCCTGCTTGGTATAGACCATACCGGTGGGGTTTGATGGCGTGGTAAGCACAAGGGCTTTTGTCCTAGGCGTGATTGCTTGGCGCAAGGACTTAGCAGTGATTTTAAAGCCATTTTGCTCATTTGTCTCTATGAAAACATTGCTCCCACCGCTATAAGCTACAAGCTCGGGGTAGGTTACCCAATAAGGTGATGGGATTATGACTTCATCGCCTTTATCAATCAATGCTTGAAACACATTGAAAAGCGACTGCTTCGCGCCATTACTCACTAGAATCTGCTTTGGCTCATAGCATAAGCCATTTTCTCGCTCTAGCTTATTGGCGATTGCTTGCTTTAGCTCTGGGATCCCTGCTACTTGCGTGTATTTGGTAAATCCTTCATCAAGTGCGGCTTTTGCAGCAAGCTTAATAGGCTCTGGCGTGTCAAAGTCTGGCTCCCCAGCAGAAAAGCTTAGAATATCACGCCCTTGTGCTTTGAGCGTGGTAGCAAGGGTAGAGATAGCGATAGTGGCGGACTCTTGGAGATTGGTAATGCGGCTAGAGTAGGTCATAAATGCTCCTTGACTTAAGAGATGATTGCAGTGCGCTATTTTAGCAGATTTTGACTTTGGGCGTGTGGGCTAATGCTTTAGGGATTCTTGCTTTTCTTCTAGGAAAAAGTATCGCTCATAGCTAGAATCTAGCTCTTTGGTGATAGATTCTAGCTCCTTTGCCAATGC encodes the following:
- a CDS encoding pyridoxal phosphate-dependent aminotransferase, which produces MTYSSRITNLQESATIAISTLATTLKAQGRDILSFSAGEPDFDTPEPIKLAAKAALDEGFTKYTQVAGIPELKQAIANKLERENGLCYEPKQILVSNGAKQSLFNVFQALIDKGDEVIIPSPYWVTYPELVAYSGGSNVFIETNEQNGFKITAKSLRQAITPRTKALVLTTPSNPTGMVYTKQELESIAQVLHGSDIVVIADEMYEKLLYDGEFVSVGSISQDMFERTITINGLSKSVAMTGWRMGYCASADTTLIKLMTNLQSQCTSNINSITQKASIIALEGGVDTQIEAMRQAFLARRDLAVSSINAIQGLHTLSPQGAFYLFISIGSACGGDSMEFCKQLLEQEGIALVPGSAFGADGFVRLSFACSTEQITAGIARIAHFMQGLV